The following are encoded together in the Qingshengfaniella alkalisoli genome:
- the dhbA gene encoding 2,3-dihydro-2,3-dihydroxybenzoate dehydrogenase, which produces MTFGLHGKRVLLTGAGGGIGHAVASAFHTEGAHVIATDRDRPTELPDAIRREAMDVTDSAAVDRLVTRIVAEDGPIDIGLSVAGVLSTTRVQDTSDAEWRRVFAVNTDGVFHLCRALARVMQPRGKGAIVVVSSNAAGIPRHAMAAYAASKAATTMFTRCLGLELAPHGIRCNIVAPGSTMTPMQTGMWPDEHGGAAVIRGSLETFKSGIPLGKIATPEEIADAVLFLASDRASHITMSDLYVDGGATLRG; this is translated from the coding sequence ATGACATTCGGTTTGCATGGAAAGCGTGTGCTTCTGACCGGCGCGGGAGGCGGGATCGGCCACGCTGTCGCCAGCGCCTTCCATACCGAGGGCGCGCATGTCATCGCCACCGACAGGGACCGTCCCACCGAATTGCCCGACGCGATCCGACGCGAGGCCATGGACGTCACCGACAGCGCGGCGGTTGACCGTCTGGTGACACGGATCGTGGCCGAGGACGGCCCCATCGACATCGGACTCAGCGTCGCGGGCGTTTTGTCCACGACACGCGTTCAGGACACCAGCGACGCGGAATGGCGGCGGGTCTTCGCCGTCAACACCGATGGCGTGTTCCATCTGTGCCGGGCCCTGGCCCGCGTCATGCAGCCACGCGGCAAGGGCGCGATCGTTGTGGTCAGTTCCAACGCGGCGGGCATCCCGCGTCACGCCATGGCGGCCTATGCCGCGTCCAAGGCCGCAACGACGATGTTCACCCGCTGTCTGGGGCTGGAGCTCGCCCCACACGGCATACGCTGCAACATCGTCGCGCCCGGATCGACCATGACGCCGATGCAGACGGGCATGTGGCCGGATGAACATGGCGGGGCAGCCGTTATTCGCGGGTCGCTCGAGACCTTCAAGTCCGGCATCCCGCTGGGCAAGATCGCCACGCCGGAAGAAATCGCCGACGCGGTGCTGTTTCTGGCCTCTGACCGCGCCAGCCACATCACCATGTCGGATCTGTATGTCGATGGCGGCGCGACGCTGCGGGGATAA
- a CDS encoding bifunctional sugar phosphate isomerase/epimerase/4-hydroxyphenylpyruvate dioxygenase family protein, with amino-acid sequence MKTSIATVSISGALPEKLTAIAEAGYDGIEIFEQDFIAHDGGPRDVGRMIRDHGLDITLFQPFRDFECLPQPLRAKAFERAERKFDVMQELGTDLILICSSVHPRSLGGIDRAADDLAELGEIAKSRGLRIGFEALAWGRHVNDHRDAWEIVRRADHSNVGLILDSFHSLGRKIDPESIRAIPGDKVFFVQLADAPLIEMDLLYWSRHFRNMPGEGDLDVQAFMRAVMATGYAGPISLEIFNDQFRGGNAGMIAKDGYRSLISLMDDVRRAEPETTQALPVLPPRVGIEGVAFVEFAARGDDADQLASQLQCLGFNRAGRHRNKDIDLWQQHDIRIVVNRQSEGHAAHTWNARGTTVCDIGLNVGSASETVARATGLGSSPFFQPIGPGEMEIPAIRGLGGSVLHFIDAETGLDQVWDVEFETVTQDTDGAGLTRVDHLAQTMSYEDMLSWTLFYTSLFDMQKSPMVDVIDPDGLVRSQVVEAPDGALRVTLNGAETHRTLAGSFLTDSFGASVQHIALATQDIFATAKVLAERGFESLPMPANYYDDLAARFELPDGLLDQLRQGNILYDIENGETFFQLYSRRLTGGVFFEIVQRAPGYRGFGAANAPFRIAAQKRLGRPKGMPQA; translated from the coding sequence ATGAAAACTTCCATCGCCACGGTATCCATTTCCGGCGCCTTGCCCGAAAAGCTGACGGCCATCGCCGAGGCCGGGTATGACGGCATCGAGATTTTCGAGCAGGATTTCATCGCGCATGACGGCGGCCCGCGCGACGTGGGCCGGATGATCCGCGACCATGGCCTCGACATCACCCTGTTCCAGCCGTTTCGGGATTTCGAGTGCCTGCCGCAACCGCTGCGTGCCAAGGCGTTTGAGCGCGCCGAACGCAAGTTCGACGTCATGCAAGAACTGGGCACCGACCTGATCTTGATCTGCTCGTCGGTGCATCCGCGCAGCCTCGGTGGGATCGACCGCGCCGCCGATGATCTGGCGGAGCTGGGAGAGATTGCCAAGTCGCGTGGCCTGCGGATCGGGTTCGAGGCATTGGCCTGGGGCCGTCATGTGAACGATCACCGAGATGCGTGGGAAATCGTGCGCCGGGCGGATCACTCGAATGTCGGGCTGATCCTCGACAGCTTCCATTCGCTGGGCCGCAAGATCGACCCGGAATCGATCCGCGCCATTCCCGGGGACAAGGTGTTCTTCGTCCAGCTTGCCGATGCGCCGCTGATCGAGATGGATCTGCTGTACTGGTCGCGTCACTTCCGGAACATGCCGGGCGAGGGCGATCTGGATGTGCAGGCCTTCATGCGGGCGGTCATGGCGACGGGCTATGCGGGTCCGATCAGCCTTGAAATTTTCAACGACCAGTTTCGCGGCGGTAATGCGGGGATGATCGCCAAGGATGGGTACCGGTCGCTGATCTCCTTGATGGACGATGTGCGCCGGGCGGAGCCGGAAACCACGCAAGCCCTTCCGGTGCTGCCACCGCGCGTGGGCATTGAAGGTGTGGCCTTTGTCGAGTTCGCCGCACGCGGTGACGATGCCGACCAACTGGCCAGCCAGCTTCAATGCTTGGGCTTCAATCGCGCGGGACGTCACCGCAACAAGGATATCGACCTGTGGCAACAGCATGACATTCGCATCGTGGTAAACCGCCAGTCCGAGGGCCACGCCGCGCATACCTGGAACGCGCGCGGCACGACGGTGTGCGATATCGGGCTGAATGTCGGCTCCGCCAGCGAAACGGTCGCGCGCGCCACGGGGCTGGGGTCCAGCCCCTTCTTCCAACCTATCGGGCCGGGCGAGATGGAAATCCCTGCCATTCGCGGCCTTGGCGGTTCCGTGCTGCATTTCATCGACGCGGAAACCGGGCTGGACCAGGTCTGGGATGTGGAATTCGAGACGGTGACGCAGGACACGGACGGTGCGGGTCTGACGCGAGTGGATCACCTGGCTCAGACGATGAGCTACGAGGACATGCTAAGCTGGACGCTGTTCTACACCTCGCTGTTCGACATGCAGAAATCGCCGATGGTCGATGTGATCGACCCTGACGGGCTGGTGCGCAGTCAGGTGGTTGAAGCGCCGGATGGGGCGCTGCGGGTGACGCTGAACGGCGCCGAGACACATCGCACGTTGGCTGGCAGCTTTCTGACCGACAGTTTCGGCGCGTCGGTCCAGCACATTGCGCTGGCCACGCAGGACATATTCGCCACCGCGAAGGTCTTGGCAGAACGCGGGTTCGAGTCGCTGCCCATGCCCGCGAACTACTACGACGATCTGGCCGCGCGGTTCGAATTGCCTGACGGGCTGCTCGATCAGTTGCGGCAGGGAAATATCCTGTATGACATCGAGAATGGCGAGACTTTCTTTCAACTCTACTCCCGTCGGCTGACGGGAGGCGTGTTCTTCGAAATCGTGCAGCGTGCCCCCGGCTATCGCGGGTTCGGTGCGGCGAACGCGCCGTTTCGTATCGCTGCGCAAAAGCGGTTGGGGCGACCCAAGGGTATGCCGCAAGCCTGA
- a CDS encoding TRAP transporter large permease: MVYAILILGLVAGVPIAIAIIATLLSFMAMGEAPYALRIVAAEMFKGLNSFPLLAIPLFVLAGEVMNESGITGRIIAFANVLVGRLRAGLALVNIWASVIFAGLSGSAVADTSAIGRVFIPEMEKHGYDRSFAAALTAASSVIGPIIPPSIPVIIYALIVSGVSVPALFMGGVVPGLLLAVFLSVYVMLTVKIKPGYEASDLVTKPARQAVFEGILPLLMPVFVVGSILAGVVTPTEAASFAVAYALVLGVLVYRNIKLSSLPRIFRDAMLDSAVILIIIAAVAAANWLLTYNRVPNMLTDWVLTNVDSRTTFLIAVILLFLFVGLFLEGIAAMLVLVPILHPIAVGMGVDPVHFGILVIFNLMIGLITPPLGLCLFVAEGVAGVGMARLTRSILPFFFVEVLVLIILTFVPETVTWLPRTLGY; encoded by the coding sequence ATGGTCTATGCAATCCTGATACTGGGCCTGGTCGCGGGTGTCCCCATCGCCATCGCGATCATCGCGACGCTTCTGAGCTTCATGGCGATGGGCGAGGCACCCTATGCGCTGCGCATCGTCGCGGCGGAGATGTTCAAGGGGCTGAACTCCTTCCCGCTGCTGGCCATTCCGCTGTTTGTTCTGGCGGGCGAGGTGATGAACGAAAGCGGCATCACGGGCCGCATCATCGCCTTCGCGAATGTGCTGGTGGGCCGTCTGCGTGCCGGGCTGGCGCTGGTGAATATCTGGGCGTCGGTGATCTTTGCGGGGCTGTCGGGATCGGCGGTTGCGGATACCTCGGCCATCGGTCGCGTGTTCATCCCCGAGATGGAAAAGCACGGCTATGACCGCAGCTTCGCGGCGGCGCTGACGGCGGCGTCTTCGGTCATCGGGCCGATCATCCCGCCATCCATCCCCGTCATCATCTATGCGTTGATCGTGTCCGGCGTGTCGGTGCCCGCACTGTTCATGGGCGGTGTCGTCCCCGGCCTCCTTCTGGCGGTGTTCCTGTCGGTCTATGTCATGCTGACGGTCAAGATCAAACCGGGGTACGAGGCCAGCGATCTGGTGACCAAACCCGCGCGACAGGCCGTGTTCGAAGGCATCCTGCCGCTGTTGATGCCAGTCTTCGTCGTGGGCTCGATCCTCGCGGGCGTCGTCACGCCGACCGAGGCCGCGAGCTTTGCCGTGGCCTATGCGCTGGTGCTCGGCGTTCTGGTCTATCGTAACATCAAGCTGTCCTCGCTGCCGCGTATCTTCCGCGATGCAATGCTGGACAGCGCAGTCATCCTGATCATCATCGCGGCGGTGGCGGCGGCGAACTGGTTGCTGACCTATAACCGCGTGCCCAACATGCTGACCGACTGGGTTCTGACCAATGTGGACAGTCGGACGACCTTCCTGATCGCGGTGATCTTGCTGTTCCTGTTTGTCGGGCTGTTTCTGGAAGGCATCGCCGCCATGCTGGTGCTGGTGCCGATCCTGCATCCCATCGCGGTGGGGATGGGTGTCGACCCGGTGCATTTCGGTATCCTCGTGATCTTCAACCTGATGATCGGTCTGATTACGCCGCCCTTGGGGCTGTGCCTGTTCGTCGCCGAAGGGGTGGCGGGGGTTGGTATGGCGCGCCTGACCCGGTCGATCCTGCCCTTCTTCTTCGTTGAGGTTCTGGTGCTGATCATCCTGACCTTCGTGCCGGAAACGGTGACATGGCTGCCGCGCACCTTGGGCTACTGA
- a CDS encoding TRAP transporter small permease — protein sequence MDRLSRIYRQCLGFGAGLSMALVFTIIFLNSTRRYLVGQSVPWGEELPIYLTIYGVMLALALGYLNDQHIRFSIFVDLLSERVRQRLYAAVDVLTIVSGLTLAYAGHVFALRRGGLDSSGLKSTADRLANATGITALEWVGKLGTWQYAIAIGGALLAVAALFKLIERIKTMGAN from the coding sequence TTGGATCGTCTAAGCCGCATCTATCGCCAGTGCCTGGGATTCGGGGCCGGGCTGTCGATGGCTCTTGTTTTTACCATCATCTTCCTGAACTCGACCCGCCGTTATCTGGTTGGCCAATCGGTGCCCTGGGGAGAGGAGCTGCCCATCTATCTGACGATCTATGGCGTGATGCTGGCGCTCGCGCTCGGCTATCTGAACGATCAGCACATCCGATTTTCGATCTTCGTCGATCTGCTGTCCGAACGTGTGCGGCAGCGGCTTTACGCAGCAGTCGATGTCCTGACAATCGTGTCGGGGCTGACGCTGGCCTATGCAGGGCATGTCTTTGCACTGCGCCGGGGTGGGCTGGATTCGTCCGGCCTGAAATCTACCGCCGACCGGCTGGCCAACGCCACGGGGATCACCGCGCTGGAATGGGTCGGCAAGCTTGGCACATGGCAATACGCCATCGCCATAGGCGGTGCGCTTCTGGCGGTCGCGGCGCTGTTCAAACTGATCGAGCGGATCAAGACGATGGGGGCCAACTGA
- the dctP gene encoding TRAP transporter substrate-binding protein DctP, with product MRSEFKTLALTAAFGLGLSAVAEAQTIRVAHVDPDDWQGSKKGAAAQIFKNIVEGESDMTVEVFPAGALGNEDELVAQAQEGLTQVVLVSGAMSKVCPAASVLDIPYMFSSATVAWDVLDGEFGDALADHCLDQTGLRTLAYGETGFRNFTNNTREIRSPADMEGLKFRVQPIPLYVEMVEGLGGEPTPIAWTELPNALSTGVVDGQENPVGVIYNNGLHKLQKYMTLDGHVYAADFIVVSDEFFQSLEPAQQEIVAKAARVAGTMGRAIQQWNTAEGVKKVQDEGMQVYSPTAEELQAFADNAQPAVVEYLRGELGDDAEWIDRLNDAVAQSTN from the coding sequence ATGCGTAGTGAATTCAAGACTTTGGCTCTGACGGCCGCGTTCGGCCTGGGGTTGTCGGCAGTGGCCGAGGCCCAGACTATCCGGGTGGCACATGTCGATCCCGATGACTGGCAGGGGTCGAAGAAGGGCGCCGCCGCGCAGATATTCAAGAACATCGTCGAAGGCGAATCCGACATGACGGTGGAAGTCTTCCCTGCCGGCGCGCTCGGAAATGAAGACGAGCTGGTCGCGCAGGCGCAGGAAGGTCTGACGCAGGTGGTCCTGGTGTCCGGCGCGATGTCGAAAGTTTGCCCGGCGGCGTCGGTTCTGGACATTCCTTACATGTTCTCCTCTGCCACGGTCGCTTGGGACGTGCTGGACGGTGAATTCGGCGATGCGCTGGCCGACCACTGCCTTGACCAGACCGGCCTGCGCACGCTGGCCTATGGCGAGACGGGCTTCCGCAACTTCACCAACAACACGCGCGAAATCCGCAGCCCCGCCGATATGGAAGGCCTCAAGTTCCGTGTGCAGCCCATCCCGCTTTATGTCGAGATGGTCGAAGGTCTGGGCGGCGAACCCACCCCGATTGCATGGACGGAACTGCCCAATGCCCTGTCCACGGGCGTTGTCGACGGGCAGGAAAACCCGGTTGGCGTGATCTACAACAATGGCCTGCACAAGCTGCAGAAATACATGACGCTGGACGGTCATGTGTATGCGGCCGACTTCATCGTCGTTTCGGACGAATTCTTCCAGTCGCTCGAACCCGCGCAGCAGGAAATCGTGGCCAAGGCCGCGCGTGTTGCCGGCACGATGGGCCGCGCGATCCAGCAGTGGAACACCGCCGAGGGCGTGAAGAAGGTGCAGGACGAAGGCATGCAGGTCTATTCGCCGACCGCCGAAGAGCTGCAGGCATTTGCCGATAATGCACAACCCGCGGTGGTGGAATACCTGCGCGGCGAACTTGGCGATGACGCTGAATGGATCGACCGTCTGAATGACGCCGTCGCGCAATCCACAAACTGA
- a CDS encoding shikimate dehydrogenase produces the protein MITATAVRAHESDTVLMGLVGRGISQSRTPAMHMAEAAAQGVCGVYKLLDMDAPERCDLSLAQMLRMAEATGFSGLNVTYPYKIEIIPLLDELSANAKAVGAVNTVVLKDGKRVGHNTDLWGFAESFKRGLDGAAVRDVLLLGAGGAGVAVAHALADCGVVRLSVFDIDPDRAARLCDQLGANRPQMVLNPVTDIEALVAKHRPDGVVNATPMGMAKLPGSAFPTGLLDARMWVADIVYFPLETELLRAAREVGCRVLPGSGMAVFQAVRAFELFTGRAAKPGRMKATFDSFDVEAKAFT, from the coding sequence GTGATCACAGCCACTGCCGTTAGGGCGCATGAATCCGATACCGTTCTGATGGGGCTGGTCGGGCGCGGTATTTCGCAATCGCGCACGCCCGCCATGCATATGGCGGAAGCGGCGGCCCAAGGTGTTTGCGGTGTCTACAAGCTTCTGGATATGGATGCGCCTGAACGTTGCGACTTGTCGCTGGCCCAGATGTTGCGGATGGCGGAGGCGACTGGGTTCAGCGGGCTGAACGTAACCTATCCCTACAAGATCGAGATCATTCCGCTGCTGGATGAGCTGTCGGCGAATGCAAAGGCTGTCGGCGCAGTGAATACGGTTGTGCTGAAGGACGGCAAGCGCGTCGGCCATAACACCGATCTTTGGGGATTCGCTGAAAGTTTCAAACGCGGGCTGGACGGTGCGGCGGTGCGGGATGTGCTGCTGCTGGGTGCGGGCGGTGCAGGTGTCGCCGTGGCGCATGCGCTGGCTGATTGCGGTGTGGTTAGGCTGTCTGTGTTCGATATCGACCCTGATCGCGCCGCGCGTCTTTGCGACCAGCTTGGCGCGAACCGTCCGCAGATGGTCTTGAACCCGGTCACAGACATCGAGGCGCTGGTTGCCAAACACAGGCCCGACGGTGTGGTCAACGCCACGCCGATGGGGATGGCGAAGCTGCCGGGATCGGCCTTTCCAACCGGCCTTCTGGATGCGCGGATGTGGGTCGCGGATATCGTCTATTTCCCGTTGGAAACGGAGCTGCTGCGCGCCGCGCGCGAAGTGGGCTGTCGCGTTCTGCCCGGATCCGGCATGGCCGTGTTTCAGGCTGTGCGCGCGTTCGAACTGTTCACGGGCCGCGCGGCCAAGCCAGGGCGGATGAAGGCGACTTTCGATTCTTTCGACGTGGAAGCGAAGGCTTTCACTTGA
- a CDS encoding TetR family transcriptional regulator: MNKSEKRGKPPRGWKQDPEAVRADILGAARTEFARHGLSGARVQNIVERTQTSKRMIFYYFGDKESLYRAVLEEAYREVRQGEAELDLGDLPPDQALRRLIEFTFDHHRANPEFIRLVMIENIHEGRHMEGMESLQLANTSAIRTLERICSAGVEAGLFRKDVSALQVHWQISAVSFFNVSNRATFEIIFGADLFEDSQQISLRERIVDSILKSVLVSAAGGAA, from the coding sequence ATGAACAAATCAGAAAAGCGGGGCAAACCGCCAAGGGGATGGAAACAGGATCCCGAAGCGGTGCGTGCCGACATCCTGGGAGCCGCCCGCACCGAATTTGCCCGCCACGGCCTGTCTGGAGCGCGCGTGCAAAACATCGTGGAACGGACCCAGACCTCCAAGCGCATGATCTTCTACTATTTCGGGGATAAGGAATCGCTCTACCGCGCAGTGCTCGAAGAAGCCTACCGCGAGGTCCGACAGGGCGAGGCGGAGCTTGATCTAGGCGATCTTCCGCCCGATCAGGCGCTGCGACGATTGATCGAATTCACCTTCGACCACCATCGTGCGAATCCCGAATTCATCCGCCTGGTGATGATCGAGAACATCCATGAAGGGCGCCACATGGAGGGCATGGAGAGCCTGCAACTGGCCAACACCTCCGCGATCCGGACACTGGAACGAATCTGCTCGGCGGGCGTGGAGGCCGGATTGTTCCGCAAGGACGTGTCTGCGCTCCAGGTCCATTGGCAAATCAGCGCGGTCAGCTTCTTCAACGTCTCAAACCGCGCGACATTCGAGATCATCTTCGGCGCCGACCTGTTCGAAGACAGCCAGCAAATCTCGCTACGCGAACGCATCGTGGACAGCATCCTGAAATCCGTTCTTGTTTCCGCCGCCGGCGGCGCAGCGTGA
- a CDS encoding YaiI/YqxD family protein has translation MTTLFIDADACPVKAEAERVATRLKVPMVLVCNGGLRPSPNPLVFLKIVDEGPDMADRWIADNCTTGDVVVTSDLPLADKCLKAGAKVLQHNGEVLSIANIGPRLATRDLMSDIRAADPFHQGGGRAFGKADRARFLQALDQALTFRN, from the coding sequence GTGACCACCTTGTTCATCGACGCCGACGCCTGCCCTGTGAAGGCCGAGGCCGAGCGCGTCGCCACCCGGCTGAAGGTTCCGATGGTGCTGGTCTGCAATGGTGGGCTGAGGCCGTCACCCAACCCACTGGTGTTCCTGAAGATCGTGGATGAAGGCCCGGACATGGCCGATCGTTGGATCGCGGACAATTGCACGACGGGCGATGTGGTGGTGACGTCCGATCTGCCGCTGGCCGACAAATGCCTGAAGGCCGGTGCGAAGGTTTTACAGCACAATGGCGAGGTTCTGAGCATTGCCAATATCGGTCCGCGCCTCGCCACGCGCGACCTGATGAGCGACATTCGCGCGGCGGACCCGTTTCATCAGGGTGGCGGACGCGCGTTCGGCAAGGCCGACAGGGCGCGGTTTCTGCAAGCTCTGGATCAGGCGCTAACGTTCAGGAACTGA
- a CDS encoding 5-carboxymethyl-2-hydroxymuconate Delta-isomerase, producing the protein MPHVRVEFSKGLEDSHDMQALCERLFDALAGQDDFDAPAIKVRATAAEFFHIGTEPQTFAHATLMLMGGRDEDTRKRLNQVILDVLAEQLPDVGSLTVQDLEMTRTTYARRLL; encoded by the coding sequence ATGCCGCATGTCAGAGTCGAGTTTTCCAAGGGTCTCGAAGACAGCCACGATATGCAAGCGCTATGCGAGCGCTTGTTCGATGCGCTTGCCGGCCAAGACGATTTCGACGCGCCCGCCATCAAGGTGCGTGCGACGGCTGCGGAGTTCTTCCACATCGGCACGGAACCGCAAACCTTCGCCCATGCTACGCTGATGCTGATGGGTGGGCGCGACGAGGACACGCGCAAGCGGCTCAACCAGGTTATTCTGGACGTTCTGGCCGAACAGCTTCCCGATGTCGGAAGCCTGACCGTGCAGGATCTCGAAATGACACGCACGACCTATGCGCGGCGCCTGCTTTAG
- a CDS encoding ABC transporter ATP-binding protein: protein MNTPEPLLSVRDLSFRFAGMEKNVVEDFGFDLAPNETLCIVGESGCGKSVTALSMMGLLPSDVTNIRSGQITFEGSTFSADDTGRLAELRGDRISMIFQEPMTSLNPAFRIGDQIAEAVQCHRNCSKDEALDLALQMLRKVGIPAAEQRLKEYPHQLSGGMRQRVMIAMALVNDPAVLIADEPTTALDVTIQAQILDLIADLQRETGMATIMITHDLGVVAEIATKIAVMYAGHIVEFGTAKDIFEDPQHPYTIGLMSSVPRLTGPRERLSTVPGLVPTIATMPDGCRFASRCPFAQPVCNTRPPLTDLTAGHGVACHFAPLEDKLEQCA, encoded by the coding sequence ATGAATACGCCCGAGCCGCTTCTGTCAGTCAGGGATCTGAGCTTCCGCTTTGCGGGAATGGAAAAGAACGTCGTCGAGGATTTCGGCTTCGACCTCGCGCCCAACGAAACGCTCTGCATCGTCGGCGAAAGTGGTTGCGGCAAAAGCGTCACGGCGCTGTCGATGATGGGACTGTTGCCGTCCGATGTCACCAACATTCGATCCGGCCAGATCACGTTTGAAGGGAGCACCTTCAGCGCGGATGATACGGGCAGACTGGCGGAGTTGCGCGGCGACCGGATCTCGATGATCTTCCAGGAACCGATGACATCGCTTAACCCCGCCTTCCGGATCGGGGACCAGATTGCCGAAGCCGTGCAGTGCCACCGCAACTGCAGCAAGGACGAGGCGCTGGATCTGGCACTGCAAATGCTGCGCAAGGTGGGCATTCCTGCGGCTGAGCAGCGGCTGAAAGAATATCCGCACCAACTGTCCGGCGGCATGCGCCAGCGGGTTATGATCGCAATGGCATTGGTCAACGACCCCGCCGTTCTGATCGCGGATGAACCGACCACGGCGCTGGATGTAACCATTCAGGCCCAAATCCTTGACCTGATTGCGGATCTTCAGCGCGAAACCGGCATGGCGACCATCATGATCACCCATGATCTGGGCGTGGTGGCAGAAATCGCCACTAAAATCGCGGTGATGTATGCCGGCCATATCGTCGAGTTCGGCACCGCCAAGGACATTTTCGAAGATCCGCAGCACCCCTACACCATCGGCTTGATGAGCTCGGTGCCGCGTCTGACCGGCCCCCGCGAGCGGCTGTCCACCGTGCCCGGTCTGGTACCTACCATCGCCACCATGCCTGACGGGTGCCGGTTCGCCTCGCGCTGTCCCTTCGCACAACCGGTGTGCAACACCCGCCCGCCTCTGACCGATCTGACCGCAGGCCATGGTGTCGCCTGCCATTTCGCGCCGCTGGAAGACAAGCTGGAGCAATGCGCATGA
- a CDS encoding ABC transporter ATP-binding protein has protein sequence MTQTILKADNLVRHFNVGGGFLRKGATVRAVDGVSLDVKRGETFAIVGESGCGKSTLARLLMRLLSPTSGAVEFDGTDISGTSGKALADLRRDMQFVFQDPFSSLNPRMTVGKLIGEPLETHAPDMDSAARRQKVAELLNLVGLRPEHANRYPHEFSGGQRQRIGIARALASGPKLIIGDEPVSALDVSVQAQVINLLQDLKDELGLTLVIIAHDLAVIRHMSDRVAVMYLGQIVESGPAEVVFDSPKHPYTMALLSAIPEPVHAKPANRMPLTGETPSPANPPSGCRFHTRCPFARSDCETRAPQLEQADGQQVACHYWAEIAADRQNETRQAAPAPSANVQRRFDLYRAATRQEEAAVNTAP, from the coding sequence ATGACGCAGACCATCCTGAAAGCCGACAATCTCGTGCGCCACTTCAATGTGGGCGGTGGGTTCCTGCGAAAGGGTGCCACGGTGCGTGCCGTGGATGGCGTGTCGCTCGATGTGAAGCGCGGCGAAACCTTTGCCATCGTGGGGGAAAGCGGCTGCGGCAAGTCCACCCTGGCACGGCTGTTGATGCGTCTGCTGTCGCCGACATCGGGTGCGGTGGAATTCGACGGCACGGATATTTCCGGCACCAGCGGCAAGGCGCTGGCCGATCTGCGCCGTGACATGCAGTTCGTGTTCCAGGACCCGTTTTCGTCGCTCAACCCCCGGATGACCGTTGGCAAGCTGATCGGTGAACCGCTGGAAACCCACGCGCCCGACATGGACAGCGCCGCGCGCCGGCAGAAGGTGGCGGAGTTGCTCAACCTCGTCGGGCTCCGGCCAGAACATGCCAACAGGTATCCGCATGAATTTTCCGGCGGTCAACGCCAGCGGATCGGGATCGCGCGTGCGCTGGCTTCCGGCCCGAAGCTCATCATCGGGGACGAACCCGTATCCGCGCTGGACGTGTCGGTGCAGGCGCAGGTCATCAACCTGTTGCAGGATCTGAAGGACGAGCTTGGCCTGACGCTGGTGATCATCGCACATGATCTGGCCGTCATCCGGCATATGAGCGACCGCGTCGCCGTCATGTATCTGGGCCAGATCGTCGAGTCCGGCCCGGCAGAGGTCGTGTTCGACAGCCCCAAGCACCCCTACACCATGGCGCTTCTGTCCGCGATCCCGGAACCCGTGCATGCCAAGCCTGCCAATCGGATGCCACTGACGGGCGAGACACCCAGCCCCGCCAATCCGCCAAGCGGCTGCCGTTTCCATACACGCTGCCCCTTCGCACGGTCCGATTGCGAAACGCGCGCCCCGCAGCTTGAACAAGCCGACGGGCAACAGGTCGCGTGCCACTACTGGGCGGAAATTGCGGCAGATCGTCAGAATGAAACGCGACAGGCCGCGCCGGCACCTTCGGCCAATGTCCAACGCCGGTTCGATCTGTACCGCGCGGCAACCCGACAAGAAGAAGCGGCGGTCAACACCGCTCCCTGA